In the Sediminibacter sp. Hel_I_10 genome, one interval contains:
- the holA gene encoding DNA polymerase III subunit delta yields the protein MDDVKLIVGDIKKGKIKPIYFLMGEEPYYIDAISDYIEKNILSEEEKGFNQMTLYGRDVSVEDIISNAKRYPMMAERQVVIVKEAQDLSRTIDKLEAYAKNPQPTTVLVVNYKYKKLDKRKSVYKAIKKVGVVFESKKLYDNQVADWIRRVLSGQDYTITPKASQMLVEFLGTDLSKIMNELNKLKIILPPGTQITPEHIEKNIGISKDYNNFELRKAIGYRDTVKAFKIINYFGENPKDNPMVVTVSLLFNFFSQLLHLHGLHDKNPRSVATALKINPYFVQEYIDAARNFPMRKVSGVIGTLREFDVKGKGVNSNAVSQSDLLRELLVKIFN from the coding sequence TTGGACGACGTTAAGCTCATTGTAGGAGATATCAAGAAAGGAAAGATCAAGCCCATTTACTTTTTAATGGGAGAGGAGCCTTATTATATTGATGCCATATCTGATTATATAGAGAAGAACATACTGTCTGAAGAAGAGAAAGGCTTCAACCAGATGACGCTTTATGGCCGAGATGTTTCCGTAGAAGATATTATAAGTAATGCAAAGCGATATCCAATGATGGCTGAGCGGCAGGTAGTGATTGTAAAGGAAGCTCAAGATTTATCAAGAACTATTGATAAGTTAGAGGCCTATGCCAAAAACCCCCAACCAACCACTGTTTTAGTCGTAAATTATAAATATAAAAAATTAGATAAGCGCAAATCAGTCTATAAGGCCATCAAAAAGGTGGGCGTGGTTTTTGAAAGTAAAAAGCTTTATGATAACCAGGTAGCAGATTGGATTAGGCGCGTGCTTTCTGGACAAGATTATACCATTACTCCAAAGGCTTCACAAATGTTAGTGGAGTTTTTAGGAACAGATTTGAGCAAGATTATGAATGAGCTCAACAAGCTAAAAATCATACTCCCTCCAGGCACACAGATTACTCCTGAGCATATTGAGAAAAACATTGGCATAAGTAAAGATTACAACAACTTTGAGTTACGAAAGGCTATTGGCTATCGAGATACCGTAAAAGCATTCAAGATCATTAATTATTTTGGAGAGAACCCAAAAGATAATCCTATGGTCGTAACGGTATCCTTACTCTTCAATTTTTTTTCACAGCTATTGCATTTGCACGGCTTACATGATAAAAACCCGCGAAGTGTAGCTACAGCATTAAAGATCAATCCCTATTTTGTACAAGAGTACATTGATGCGGCTAGAAATTTTCCTATGAGAAAAGTGAGTGGTGTTATTGGAACCTTGCGAGAATTTGATGTTAAGGGGAAGGGTGTCAATTCAAATGCCGTGTCCCAAAGTGATCTTTTAAGAGAATTATTGGTTAAAATCTTCAATTAA
- a CDS encoding OmpA family protein: MKKLMLLSVAGMLILSSCVSKKEFTTLQEKQKETQDLLNSATVKLNSCMSDKAAAMARMEGLQAQLADMRKTNEDLINTKGNLTTLTQKGAENLEKSLESLKEKDLKITRLQDALNRKDSVTLAIVTSLKKAVGINDPDIEINVEKGVVFISIADKLLFKSGSYDVTSEARNVLSKVAKVINSKPSFEAMVEAHTDNVPYQKGVLLDNWDLSVKRATSVVRVLEDLDVNPQQLVAAGRSHYVPLVANDTAENRAKNRRTRIVVMPKIDQFYEMVEKEMKELEGQGK; the protein is encoded by the coding sequence ATGAAGAAACTAATGCTATTAAGCGTTGCTGGGATGCTGATTTTGTCCTCTTGTGTGTCTAAGAAAGAATTTACGACATTACAAGAAAAACAAAAGGAAACTCAAGATCTATTGAATTCCGCAACCGTTAAATTGAACAGTTGTATGTCAGATAAGGCCGCTGCAATGGCACGCATGGAGGGCTTACAAGCTCAACTTGCTGATATGCGCAAAACCAATGAAGATTTAATAAACACTAAGGGGAATTTGACCACCTTAACTCAAAAAGGTGCAGAAAACCTTGAAAAATCATTGGAAAGCCTTAAAGAGAAAGATTTAAAAATTACAAGATTGCAAGATGCATTAAACCGTAAGGATAGTGTAACTCTAGCTATTGTAACAAGCCTTAAGAAAGCCGTTGGCATCAACGATCCAGATATCGAGATCAATGTTGAGAAAGGTGTTGTATTTATCTCTATTGCAGATAAACTATTATTTAAGAGCGGAAGTTATGATGTAACTAGCGAAGCAAGAAACGTATTAAGTAAAGTTGCTAAAGTAATTAATAGCAAACCTAGTTTCGAAGCAATGGTAGAAGCGCATACCGATAACGTTCCTTACCAAAAAGGTGTGCTTTTAGACAACTGGGACTTAAGTGTAAAACGTGCAACTTCAGTAGTTCGTGTTTTAGAAGACCTAGATGTTAACCCACAACAATTGGTTGCTGCTGGTCGTAGTCACTATGTGCCATTAGTAGCTAATGATACTGCGGAAAACAGAGCAAAAAATAGACGTACTCGTATTGTAGTAATGCCTAAGATTGATCAATTCTACGAAATGGTAGAAAAAGAAATGAAAGAATTAGAAGGTCAAGGAAAATAA
- a CDS encoding type I restriction enzyme HsdR N-terminal domain-containing protein, translated as MPSLNFPQFSFRFKNSENKVAIFDAIRKKFVVLQPEEWVRQHCVQYLMEVKNYPKSLINVEKKLEINTLTKRYDIVIFNTDGSIHLIVECKAPKIKIDQSTFDQIARYNLELNASYLMVTNGINHYYCQMDFENERYLFLEDLPEFSRS; from the coding sequence TTGCCAAGTTTAAATTTTCCGCAGTTTTCATTTCGATTCAAAAATAGCGAAAATAAAGTGGCTATTTTTGATGCCATTCGTAAAAAGTTCGTCGTATTGCAGCCAGAAGAATGGGTGCGTCAACATTGCGTTCAGTATTTAATGGAAGTTAAAAACTATCCAAAATCCTTAATCAATGTAGAAAAGAAATTAGAAATCAATACATTGACCAAGCGCTACGACATTGTGATTTTTAATACCGACGGAAGCATCCATCTTATTGTAGAATGTAAAGCACCAAAAATCAAGATTGACCAAAGTACCTTTGATCAAATAGCACGCTATAATTTAGAGCTGAATGCTAGTTATTTGATGGTAACCAACGGAATTAATCATTACTATTGCCAAATGGACTTTGAAAATGAGCGCTATCTCTTTTTGGAAGATCTTCCAGAATTTAGCAGAAGTTAA
- a CDS encoding glycosyltransferase family 2 protein: MTSKIAIVILNWNGKALLEQFLPSVIERSEGATLYVADNASSDDSVSFVKTHFPQVKIIVNSENGGYAKGYNDALKQVDADVFCLLNSDVEVTANWLEPINATFENSSEAAIIQPKILDYKNKSQFEYAGAAGGFIDKYGYPFCRGRVFDTVEKDVQQYDDVADIFWASGACFFIKSSVFQELGGFDEDYFAHFEEIDLCWRAFNKGFKSKYVGASTIYHVGGATLNTLSPKKTYLNFRNSLFTLMKNAGGLILPIIFTRLTLDGIAGLKFLLKFQPNHFVAILKAHFSFYWHLPKLLKQRRLSTKRKDYYATPSVVWAYFMKEQKIFRDLPKC, translated from the coding sequence TTGACGTCTAAAATTGCCATAGTTATCTTAAATTGGAATGGAAAAGCACTTCTTGAGCAATTTCTGCCATCGGTTATAGAACGCTCTGAGGGTGCTACTTTATATGTAGCCGACAATGCTTCTTCAGATGATTCCGTTAGTTTCGTTAAAACTCATTTTCCGCAAGTAAAAATCATTGTAAACTCAGAGAATGGCGGCTATGCTAAAGGCTATAATGATGCTTTAAAACAGGTAGATGCCGATGTGTTTTGCTTGCTCAATAGCGATGTTGAAGTCACAGCCAATTGGTTAGAACCCATAAACGCTACTTTTGAAAATTCTTCTGAAGCCGCGATTATACAACCAAAAATTTTAGACTATAAAAACAAAAGTCAATTTGAATATGCTGGCGCAGCTGGCGGCTTTATTGACAAGTATGGTTATCCCTTTTGCAGGGGCCGGGTGTTTGACACTGTAGAAAAAGATGTGCAACAATATGATGATGTTGCAGATATTTTTTGGGCATCAGGTGCCTGTTTCTTTATAAAATCTTCTGTATTCCAAGAACTTGGAGGTTTTGACGAAGATTATTTTGCTCATTTTGAAGAAATTGACCTCTGTTGGAGGGCATTCAATAAGGGGTTTAAAAGCAAATACGTTGGAGCCTCTACGATATATCACGTTGGAGGAGCCACTCTTAATACATTGAGTCCTAAAAAAACCTATCTCAACTTTAGAAACAGCTTGTTCACACTAATGAAGAACGCTGGCGGATTGATCTTACCCATCATTTTTACTAGACTGACTTTAGATGGTATTGCAGGTCTTAAATTTCTACTCAAATTTCAACCAAATCATTTCGTGGCCATATTAAAGGCGCACTTTAGTTTTTATTGGCATCTTCCTAAATTATTGAAACAAAGACGGCTTTCAACTAAGCGTAAAGATTACTACGCCACACCCTCGGTGGTCTGGGCTTATTTTATGAAGGAACAAAAGATTTTTAGGGACCTCCCCAAGTGTTAA